The following proteins are encoded in a genomic region of Glycine max cultivar Williams 82 chromosome 18, Glycine_max_v4.0, whole genome shotgun sequence:
- the LOC102659549 gene encoding uncharacterized mitochondrial protein AtMg00810-like, whose product MVDCKPKSTPLEAKMKMTSNTTPLDDPSYFRGLVGSLQYLTLTRPDISYSVNFVSQFMNSPTIVHLQMAHHWAGCPATRHSTTGYCIYLGGNLISWCAKKQPTVSRSSTEAKYKAMANTAAKLTWLTFLLQDLRISLPSLPLLYCDNLSALHMTINPVFHARIKHIELNYHYVRE is encoded by the exons ATGGTTGATTGTAAACCAAAGAGCACACCACTTGAAGCTAAGATGAAGATGACGTCCAATACCACTCCCCTTGATGATCCAAGTTACTTTCGTGGGCTTGTTGGATCTTTACAATATCTCACTCTTACTCGCCCTGATATTTCATATAGTGTTAATTTTGTGTCCCAATTTATGAACTCTCCTACCATTGTGCATTTACAAATGGCTCATC ATTGGGCAGGTTGTCCCGCCACTCGACACTCCACCACCGGTTATTGTATCTATCTTGGAGGAAATCTCATCTCATGGTGTGCTAAGAAACAACCCACAGTTTCTCGCTCCAGCACGGAAGCTAAATATAAGGCCATGGCAAACACTGCTGCTAAACTCACATGGCTTACCTTTCTCTTGCAAGACCTTCGCATTTCACTACCATCCCTTCCACTGTTATACTGTGATAATCTCAGTGCACTCCACATGACCATCAATCCCGTATTTCATGCCCGCATCAAACACATTGAATTGAACTATCACTACGTCCGTGAATGA